A region from the Nostoc sp. HK-01 genome encodes:
- a CDS encoding response regulator receiver domain protein, which translates to MIERVINILLVEDDEVDVMNVKRAFKKVNITNPIYLASNGLEALAMLRSNEDQSPCLPTERRLVLLDLNMPKMNGIEFLQELRSDPNLCTTPVVVMTTSNQDQDRVQAYNLNVAGYILKPLTFNKFVDTMSALNKYWILCELP; encoded by the coding sequence ATGATAGAAAGAGTTATTAATATACTACTAGTGGAGGATGATGAAGTTGATGTCATGAATGTCAAGCGGGCATTTAAGAAAGTTAATATTACCAATCCCATTTATCTAGCAAGTAATGGTTTAGAAGCCCTCGCTATGTTGCGGAGTAATGAAGATCAATCTCCCTGCTTACCAACTGAGAGAAGATTAGTTTTACTAGATTTAAATATGCCAAAAATGAACGGCATTGAATTTCTCCAAGAATTGCGTTCCGATCCCAATTTATGCACAACGCCTGTAGTTGTGATGACGACCTCAAACCAGGATCAAGATAGGGTACAAGCCTATAACTTAAATGTTGCTGGTTATATCCTCAAACCTCTCACATTCAATAAATTTGTCGATACAATGTCCGCCCTAAACAAATACTGGATATTGTGTGAACTACCTTAA